TGTCGTGCCGGCGGACCTGCCAGGTGGGCGGGTAGCCCTGGCCGGCGCTCTGCTCGGACTCCGTGGACACCGAGATGCTGCCACCGGTCGCCGCGATGCGGTGGTACGAGTCCGGCTCCAGGGTCGCGGCGTGCACGTAGACGCTCTCAGGGGTCATGAAGCCGTTCTCGTGCATCAGCTTGATGCCCGCGTCGTTCGTCGCACCCCACACGCCGGCGTGCGTCGTGACCGGCAGACCCAGCTCCCGGGCCACCTCGAAGGCGGCGCGCTCGGGGAACTCCGGGTCACCGGTCACGTCGAAGGCGAGCTGGAAGCCCAGCATGTCGCCGGCTCCCGTCCGCCGACGTTCCAGGAAGGCCCGCACCGCAGGGTCGGCGGTCCACTCCCACGGCGCGGCCTGGATGTTGCCGTAGGCCAGCACGAACCGGCCGGGCACCGCCTGCAGCGCGTCCACCGCGGCCTCGGCGTGGTCCACGCTCTGCAGCCCGTGCGACCAGTCCACGGTCGTGGTGACCCCGGCCTCCAGCGCGTCCCAGGCCGAGACCAGGTTGCCGGCATGCACGTCCTGCGGGCGGAACGACTTCCCGTGCTCCAGGTAGTACCAGACGAAGTACTGGGTCAGCGTCCAGTCCGCGCCGTAGCCGCGCATCGCGGTCTGCCACATGTGCCGGTGGGTGTCGATCATCCCGGGCATCACGATCCCGCCGGACGCGTCGATCTCGAAGGTGCCCTCCGGGACGTCGAGCGCCGCACCGACCGCGGCCACCCGGTCGTCCACCACCAGTACGTCGGCGTTCTCCAGCACGGTGCCCGCGTCGTCCATGGTCAGCACGGTCCCGCCGCGCAGCACGACCGGCCGGCCAGGCTCGGGCGACGACACCTCGGTGTGCACGTTCGACACGACTTCCTCCGTGGGCAGCTCGGCAACGGACGAGTGTCCGCTCAGCGGTCGAACTCACGATGATCCCGCCTCCGCGCCCTGTCAACCCCCTCCCCGACGTGATGAGTTGCCGAGCCTTGACAGCCGCGTGAGGGGCCGCGCAGACTCGCCACGTACGCGGACGTATGTCCGCATCGCGGCTGAGGAGGTCTGCGCCGGATGACGCGGGCAACGACAGGTGACGACGGGCCGGCCCCCACGGGCCCACTGGCCGGGCTGCTCGTCGCCGACTTCTCCCGGATCCTGGCCGGCCCCTACGCGACCATGCTGCTCGCCGACCTCGGCGCGGACGTCGTCAAGGTGGAGGGTCCGCGCGGTGACGACACCCGCGGCTGGGTTCCTCCGGTGCACGACGGGGTCTCGACGTACTTCCTCGGCGTCAACCGCGGCAAGCGCTCGATCGCCCTGGACCTGCGGGACGAGACGGACGCCGGGCTGGCCCGCGAGCTGGCCCGCCGGGCCGACGTGGTGATCGAGAACTTCAAGCCGGGTGGCCTGACCAAGTACGGGCTGGACTACGACACCGTGTCCGCCGCGAACCCGGCGGTGATCTACAGCTCGATCAGCGGCTTCGGCTCCGGCGCCGGTCGCGAGGTCCCGGGCTACGACCTCATGGTGCAGGCGATGAGCGGCCTGATGAGCCTCACCGGTGACCCCGCCGGACCGCCGTTCCGGGCCGGCATCTCGGTGTTCGACGTGATGGCCGGCAACCACGCGACCATCGGCATCCTCGCCGCTCTGCACCACCGGGACGCGACCGGCGAGGGCCAGCACGTCGAGGTGAACCTGCTCTCGTCGGCGCTCACCGGCCTGGTGAACCACAGCTCGGCGTACGTGGCCGGTGGGACGGTGCCGTTCCGGATGGGCAACGCGCACCCCAGCGTCTTCCCGTACGAACCCCTTCCCACCGCGGACGACGACCTGATCGTGGCCGCTGCCAACGACGGCCAGTTCCGCAAGCTGTGCCAGGTGCTGGACATCCCCGAGGTCGCGGACGACCCGCGCTTCGCAGGCAACAGCGACCGGACCGCGAACCGCGAGGTGCTGCGGCCGATCCTGGAGGCGCAGCTGCGCCGCCGCGGCGCCGTCGAGTGGTTCGACCTGCTGGTGAGGGCCGGCGTGCCGAGCGGCCCGATCCAGACGATCGACGGCGGTTTCGCGATGGCGGAACGGTTCGAGCTCGACCCGGTCGTGTCCGCGGGCGAGGGCGAGCGGGCGGTCCCGACCACGCGGCACCCCGTCCGGTTCTCCCGCACGCCGGCGAGCTACCGGCTGCCCCCACCGGAGCTGGACGAGCACGGCGACGAGCTGCGCGGGTGGCTGACCGAACCACCAGCGGAGGACGGACGTGACTGACCAGGAGCAGCCGGGCCACCCCACGACGCCCAGCTATCCCACGGCCTTGGGCGCCTCGACCCGCGACACGATCACGCTGCTCGGCCAGGACCTCGCCGCCGACGTGATGGGTTCTGTGGGGTTCGGGGAGCTGTCCTTCTGGCTGGCAACCCAGCGCCGTCCCAGCCCCGGCGAGGTCCGCGTCTTCGAGGCGGTGCTGGCCGCGCTGGCCGACCACGGGTTCACCCCGACGGCCATCGTGACCCGGCTGACCTACCTGTCCGCACCCGACTCGGTCCAGGGGGCGCTCGCGGCGGGACTGCTGGGCGGCGGCTCCCGGTTCCTCGGCGTCACGGAGGACACCGGACGATTCCTGCACGACGTGCTGGACTCGGTGGACGGCGACCTGCCGGCCGACGAGGCGGCGTGGGACGCGCTGGCCGTCACCACCGTTGCCGCCCAACGGGCCGAGGGGCGCTTCGTCCCGGGCCTGGGTCACCACGTGCACAAGGACGGCGACCCCCGCACGCCCCGGTTGATGCAGATCGCCCGCGAGGAGGGGCTGTTCGGTCCGCACCTCGCGCTGTTCGACGCGATCGGCCGCGTGCACGCCCAGGTCCTCGGGAAGACGTTGCCGCTCAACGGTGCCGGTGTCTGCGGGGCCGCGCTGGCCGATCTCGGTCTGCCGCTGGAGCTGCTCCGCGGGTTCGCCCTCCTCGCGCGCACCGCCGGCCTCATCGGGCAGCTGGCCGAGGAGCTGCGCCGGCCGGTCGCCAACGAGGTGTTCCTGGCCGTCGACCTCAACAA
This DNA window, taken from Angustibacter luteus, encodes the following:
- a CDS encoding CoA transferase; the encoded protein is MTRATTGDDGPAPTGPLAGLLVADFSRILAGPYATMLLADLGADVVKVEGPRGDDTRGWVPPVHDGVSTYFLGVNRGKRSIALDLRDETDAGLARELARRADVVIENFKPGGLTKYGLDYDTVSAANPAVIYSSISGFGSGAGREVPGYDLMVQAMSGLMSLTGDPAGPPFRAGISVFDVMAGNHATIGILAALHHRDATGEGQHVEVNLLSSALTGLVNHSSAYVAGGTVPFRMGNAHPSVFPYEPLPTADDDLIVAAANDGQFRKLCQVLDIPEVADDPRFAGNSDRTANREVLRPILEAQLRRRGAVEWFDLLVRAGVPSGPIQTIDGGFAMAERFELDPVVSAGEGERAVPTTRHPVRFSRTPASYRLPPPELDEHGDELRGWLTEPPAEDGRD
- a CDS encoding citryl-CoA lyase; the protein is MTDQEQPGHPTTPSYPTALGASTRDTITLLGQDLAADVMGSVGFGELSFWLATQRRPSPGEVRVFEAVLAALADHGFTPTAIVTRLTYLSAPDSVQGALAAGLLGGGSRFLGVTEDTGRFLHDVLDSVDGDLPADEAAWDALAVTTVAAQRAEGRFVPGLGHHVHKDGDPRTPRLMQIAREEGLFGPHLALFDAIGRVHAQVLGKTLPLNGAGVCGAALADLGLPLELLRGFALLARTAGLIGQLAEELRRPVANEVFLAVDLNNRSVPPEPYVPDVPSAGGP
- a CDS encoding amidohydrolase family protein; this translates as MDDAGTVLENADVLVVDDRVAAVGAALDVPEGTFEIDASGGIVMPGMIDTHRHMWQTAMRGYGADWTLTQYFVWYYLEHGKSFRPQDVHAGNLVSAWDALEAGVTTTVDWSHGLQSVDHAEAAVDALQAVPGRFVLAYGNIQAAPWEWTADPAVRAFLERRRTGAGDMLGFQLAFDVTGDPEFPERAAFEVARELGLPVTTHAGVWGATNDAGIKLMHENGFMTPESVYVHAATLEPDSYHRIAATGGSISVSTESEQSAGQGYPPTWQVRRHDIPVSLSMDTSVWWSGDLFSAMRTTLGADRSREHLEAHIKGDTVTNVHLRAEHVVQWATRGGAQALGRDDLGSLEPGKKADVVLIKNDGSPVSFPLLNPYGHVAFQAQRGDVHTVLVDGRVVKYQHRLVGADLAAVRSEVEQTVEYLRSTLGEDDWTGGMNPDRPRDEVLDNPYQYTAYKSDSTHQARGSVFGLTADDGS